The region AAGCAATAAAAAATGAACCTATAAGTTTTTTATTAATAATCTTCATAATAACCTCCTGAACATGAGATTAAATAATTGTTATTCAGTATCTTGGCTGTTGCTTTCTGAATCTGCTTGTTCCGGTACAAGTGGGAGCACGCTACTTATTGGTGGTAGCATTTCAACAGGATCTGCGCTTGGGATAGTAGTTGTATCAACCACCGACGAGCTTGGCTGTGTGGTTGTAGAAGTGTCTGCTGATCTAAATACGCGAATTGTTGTTGGTTCGTTATTGTCTCGAGTAAATTCGGTTGCCGTGCGGCATAGAGGGCAGGTTGCTTGTTTTTTGTAATTAGCGCCGATTGTATTTCTTAAATGGTCATTGGTTTCAAGTTCTATGCGCGCTGCATTTTTGATACAATCTTCGTGAAAATCATGACCGCAGTTGAGATGTGCGTATGTTTCATGTTCTTCAAAATCACCAAGGCAGATTGAGCATGTTTCTTTTGAGATACTAGTTGAGGGTTTTTTTTCTGTTTGCGGAATAAAAAGTATAGCAACCGCATGATGATTAAGAGAAGCTGCAAGAATAGCTGGGGTTTGATTATTATTATTTTTTATTGTTGGGTTTGCTCCGCGTTCAAGAAGCATAGTTGTTGCGGTAACGTTGTTAGCTTCTACTGCATGGTGCAGCGCTGTTTCGCCATACTTGTTTTGTGCGTTAATAGTGAGTTTTGGGTCTTCCAACAGCAATTGATAAAGTTCTTGAACGTTATCAACAATTGCCCATTGAAGAGGAGTGAAACCATCTGAGTCAGGAATATTTTGGTTGGCGCCATGGTGCAAAAGTAGCTGTGCGCATGCTGGTGCATTACATTGAATTGCCAGATGAAGAGCTGTAGAGCCGCCTACATTTATTCTTGTGTCACCCTCAAAAGTTTCTGCGTCTTGAGCATCAATAAGAGCGAGGCCACCATTTTGGAGAAGTAATGCTAAACATGTGGTACGGCCTCCTTCTGCTGCCAAATGGACACAGGTTCGTTGTGTTGGAAATGCTCCAGGAGTTGAAACATGAGCACCGCGATTAAGAAGTAATTCTATACATGCTAGATGGCCATTTTGAGCAGCAAGGTGCAGTGCTGTTATATTTATGTATTCCCCTTCTGTTGGTGCTGTTGCAACGTTTGCTTGATTATCTAAGAGAAGCTTTAAACAGTCATACCAACCATTGTTGGCTGCAATGTGAAGTGCTGTTAGTCCCATAGTGTTTTGACAATTGACATCAGCGCCGTGTTCAATAAGTACCTCCGCGCATGGTAGGTGGTTGCCAATGACTGCCAAGGCGAGTGCGGTTAAGCCTGCATTAAGAGATGCGGCGTTAACGTTGGCGCGTGGTTTGGTGTAGCGTTTTTTTAAAACACCCTTTTTCTTTGTTGCCAAAAGGAGCTTAACGCATTCAGTGTGGCCTTTCTCTGCAGCCCAATGAAGTGTATTTTTGCCTTCCCAAAAGATGGTATTAATATCGATTTTTTTATTTTTTTTCAAATACTTTTGAAGTTCTTTTGCATCGCCAGCGCTTGCGTGAACAATAATTTCGGGTAAAACATCAGCATTTTGCAAAGAGTTTGATGCTGGGCTTGATGATGCAGCGGGCAGAACGTTGGTAGTTAGTATAAGCGTCAAAAAAAGCGAACAGGTAAGTATTTTTTTGATGTTTTTCATAATAAACCTCACAATTTTGGGATATGAGCCATTTTTTCGATAGTTATTTCTTTCTTATGTCCAGCCTACAATATATTGTCAAATTGTCAATTTGTACAAAAAATGAGTCTTTTATCAAATAAATACGCTAGGTGCCTAATTTTCATAGAAAATCACCAATTTTCTTAAAAAAGCCCATTTCTAAAGGCTTTCCATTTGTTTATTGCTAAATTTGTGCTAGAATCATTCAGTTTTAAAAACACGATTGTTGTGTACGTACGAAAACTAAACAACCAAATCCCGGTAACGGGGACTCATTGGGGGGTCAAAAATGGTAAACAAAGTTCGTATCGCCATAGCTATGGCATACTGCATTCTTTCTGCTCAATCCGTGACGTTTGCTGCTTTTAATTTGGCGGATTTGGACCAAGAAAATGTTGGCCAAAATCGTGCCAATGAAAAGCAGGGCAACCTTTCACTTTCGCTTCATGAATTTATGGACAATGTTAAAGAGCTTGATTATTACACCGCTAAAAAATTGGCACTGGCAATTCCGGGTACTGGGCGAGAAATTGTCATAGATTGGGGCTTTGGTGGTTCGGGTAGCATGTTCGACCCGTTGCCAACCGTTGAACCGCAAGAGCGTCTGATTAAGACAGATGGTCAGCAAGAGTCGTTGGCTGGGCTTGGTTCTGTGTTGCTTAAAAATGAGCTCTACAAGCGCAGCAAAAGCATTCCATTAATTAAGTGGTTAGTGCAAAGCAAAGTAACGCCCATCAAGCTTTTTACGCTTAAATTAGTGTTGCTCTTTAAAAATGCTTACACAACTGATTCTAGCAAAGTAAAAACAGAAGTTATGCGCTTGTTGGTCAGGCTTATGCTGTCTGAAGAGCTTTACAGCTTTGATCAAGACAAAGCGTTCTCAAGTTATCTGCCAGAAGGTAGTGTAGAAATGCTCAATGGTGTGCTACCAGGTTTGGTAGAATTTGTTAATGAATTGTGGCATGAGCTAATTACCGCAACCCCGAGCGATGGAGCCGATGATGTGCTGAATGTTCAAGCGGTAGTGCTGCACAATCATGCAGCCGCAAAGCAATGCTTGAAGCAGTTTAAGCATTATGAAGGTGCGGCGTTTGAACAAGATGTTACCGGCTTTTTGCAAGGGCAGGGCGTTGAAGTTGTTGATTATGTTGATTTGTCCAAGCTGGGCAACATCAGGCCAATGCTCAATGGTCGTGTAATGTTTAGTCCTATCACGCATTTGGCAGCGGTTACCACGTTTGAAAATGTTCATGAAAATAAGAACTTTAACAAAGAAGTTGGCATAGCGCCTGACGCATTGCACATTGGCACGCTGGTGTTGCACGAAAATAATGGCGTTTATTGGCTCTTGAATGCATCTAATAAGTTAGAATTGGCAGCCACGGCAAAACAGATTACCATCACGCTGGTAAAAGCATTGCGTGCGTATGTTGCCGCAAAGAAACAGCTGTTGAGTGGCACGAGCAAAAAAGCCCGTGCTTATCGCGCAATGTGTGAAAAATATGAAGCGCAATGTGCACAGATTAACGAATTTTTGGCACTGAGCGAAGGTCAAGCATCGCAACTTCGTCTGAATGCTACGTTGCAAGCAATTCAAGATGATGCCAAAAATGCCCATCAGTTGGCTCTTAATGAGCTGAGTCAGGGCATTGCAAAGCTTGATCAAGAAATAGCTAAGAAAAATGCGCTTATCAAGCAGTTTGAAGGCAAAAAAATAGCTGCGCATTTGGCGCACGATGTTCAAGCTTTAAACAAAGAGCGAGAACGCCTGCACGATATGCGCCAAAGTTATGCGCAAGAAGACCCAGCGCAGCTTCTTGAACAAAAAAAACAGGACTTACAAGATTTGTTGGCGTTGGCGGTTAAAAATGAACAGTCAATGAGCAATGAGCTTGCCGAGTGCATTAGCGATCTTAAAAAAGAGATTGCGGCCTTCGACCAAACACAAACGCATCAATGCACGCTTGATCAAAAGATTGCGTTGCGTGAGCGCATTGCGCAGGCCTACGAGCACGAAGCGCATGTGTTGGCCGATGGTCTTGAACTTAAAAAGCAAGAAATGGCATGGCTTGCGGGTATCCGCCGTCGTGTTGAAGAGCTTAAGTTTGCCGGCACGCGTTTGCTGATTGAAAATTATGGCGCAAACTTGCTTGAGCGTGCACAACGCATTCGTACTGATAATAAAAAAGCAATTAAGTTACGCGAGTATCGTGAAGCGTTGCAGGAAGTTGATGCAAAAGATCTTCCAGCAAAAGAACTTGAAAAGCTTGAACAGCTTGAACAACGCGTTGGTTATATGTTCGACCGTTCCGGTTCGCGCTTTTTAACGCGTGCTCTTGAGCATCAGTCTGAGTGGCAAACCTTCTTACAAGACTTTGATGGTTCAGTTGAGCCTTTTGCAAAAATCAAAAATGATCTTTGTGCAAAGCTTGCAACCATTATCAAGCGTTCAGCGCACGTTCAAGAAAACATGCCGGTTTACCGCCAATTGGTTTATCAGCTTCTTCCTGAATTTGGCGCGTGGTTTGACCAGATTGTTTATTAAAAGCGAGGTTATTTATTTATGAAGAAGTTTATTACAATCGTTCTTTTATGTTGTGTTTTGAGCGTTAGTTTGCGGGCAAATACTCAAGCAGACCTTGAAGCGGCTTACACACAGCTTGAAAGTCTTAAACAAGCACAAGCACCAGCGCAAGAGATTGAGCGTGCACAAAAAGCCTTTGATGCTTTGACCAACCAGGCGGGTAGTGAAGCGTTACAAGCCTGCCCGTTTAGTAAAGAAATGAGCATTGATGAACTAAAAGATCGCTTTCTTAAGCTTACTCAGTTTGTAAGTTATGATTCTTTGTCGTACGATGATCAACGTGTGATGGATGCTCTGCTAAGCCGCACGCGTCAGATTTTTGAGTCGTTTGGCCGCGCTGAATATCAAAAATTTGCGGTTACCTGGTATGTTGAAGCCATGCTTAACGCTCAAGAGCAAGCATTATTTATGCTTGAGTTTTTGCGTGTTGGCAGATCTGTTTGTCCAGCTGCGGTGGTAGAAGTACCACTTGATGCACACGAGCATGCTCATGTTGCGCTTGCTATTTTTAGTCAGTTGGTTGAATGGGCGTTTGATAATATTAAACGTTGTAATGACGATTTTGAAACAAAAATAATGCGACATCCTAATGTTTTAGCGTTAGTTTGTGCCAACGTGCCTCAGCGCTTTCAGCCAGTGTGGTGGTTGTTTGATAGATCGGTAGGTGATTTATTTAAAAGGGTAAGCTCTTTCTGGCTTGTCAGGATTGAGTGCATTCCTGCTTTGCAGTTTCATGAATGTTGCCGAGACTTTTTGTTACAGCCAAAAAAAACTGAAGAAATGGTTTATAAGCTAGAAACAGAAATTTATCGAGCTTATACAATGTATGACAAACAGCTGTTGACCAAACAGCTTTTTGAAATTTTTGTTTGCCGACTGAATATGGTAAAAAAAGAACAGTCTTTGACTGCCAATTTTGCAAGCTCTGACCAAAAAATAGATGTGCTTATCAAACACAAAGCGCTTGTTGAAGATGATGTGTATGCAACGCTTTTCCACGATGCAAAGCTACGCAAGGTAGTGGGGCAGTACTATAAAGTGGTTGAAGGTGTTTTATACGACAATTTGGGCACTGTGCAGCTGACGTACGAAATCTATGCATTGACCAAAAAGCTTGTGCGTTTGCAGAGTAAGCAGGGTTTTGTTTCCAAATATTTCTTGGGCTGCTGTTCCAAAGCAAGTTTTGAAGCTGACTTGATTAACGATATGCTGGCAGTAGTGCAAGATGCGGCCTTACTCGTGCAAAAAAATGCCAAAAACACCGTCTTGTCTGGCCAGTTGTTTGAACAGGCCAATGGTTTGCTCGACCATCCCATGATCAAAAAAACATTGGACCGTTACGTTGGTATTCCGGTTGAGAACATTAAAAAGACCGCGCTCAATGTGGTGGGCGCAGTGAGCCCGCTGGTGGCACTTGGTATCTTAAAATTGGTCGCGCCACAGGCCGAGCAAGAAATCAAAAAAGAAGCAGCAACGGTTACCGTTGAAGGGCCGCACATCGCTTCGTATCTTGAAAAGCACCCAGAGGTTTTTGAAAAACTGATTGCGCAGCACCCTGAGTTGGTGGGGCGCCTGGCTGACCAGGTGGCGGCTAAGTTGCCCAGATCATAAAAACGGTGTAAGGTAAGCACCCTTCGAGACGTCCGTCTTCGCTAACGCTTTGCCGGACTCCTCAGGGCAATCGGGGTCTTTCTCCTCCGTTGCTTAATTAGTTTTAAACCACATTGATTCTCATCCTGCCCTCACTGAGAAGCTTGTCCTTCGACAGGCTCAGGATAGGTTTGACTAACTTCGTTCCGTTCTCCCTGAGGAACCCCGCTACGCGGGGTGTCTCGAAGGGTTTTTCCAAGGAAATAAAATTATGCTGCCATTTTACGTTTATATCTTGAAGTGTAGTGATGATTCTTACTATACCGGCCACACTGATGATATTGATAAACGTTTGCATGAACATAAAACAAGCACGTATGATGATTCTTATACTTCCAGTCGGCTGCCATTCAAACTTGTTTTTATGCAAGAATTTGCGACGAGATATGAGGCTTTGGCGGCAGAAAGAAAAATAAAGGGATGGGGAAGAAAGAAAAAAGAAGCTTTGATTGCTGGTGATTGGGAAAAAATTTCGCAGTTGGCTAGCAGGAAAAAGATCTAAAGATGGGCCCTTCGAGACGCCTGTCTTAGCTAAAAGCTTCGTCAGGCTCCTCAGGGAGGACGGAGGAAGTGAGTGCTCGTTATTTTGTTTGTAGGCTATGGTTCTGGCGAAGTGGTAAGTATGTTGAGCAGTCTGCATTTTTTTTATTTCATCCCGCTCGCCCTGAGGAGCTCGAAGAGCGTCTCGAAGGGCTCAGCACCCTGACTTGGTGGGGCGCCTGGCTGACCAGGTGGCGGCTAAGTTGCCCAGATCATAAAAACGGTGTAAGGTAAGCAACAATTAAAGGTCCGACCAGTTAAACCCTTTGTTGTTTACCAAAAATTATGATTTACCACCTAGCCCAAAAATTACAAACAACGTACACGTTTTTTAATCTCTTTCATTACGTCAGCGTTCGCGCTATTGGCGCTTTTCTTTCTGCCGCACTCTTTTCATTAGTTTTTGGCGATTGGTTTATAAAAGCCTGCCGCCAGCACTTTGGTGCCAAAGCGCGGGAGTTCACACCCGAAACGCATCAAAAGAAAAACAATACCCCAACCATGGGTGGGCTTTTTATTTTACTCGTTTTTGTTTTTAACACGTTGCTGTGGAACAAATTAACCAAGCCAAACTTATGGGTTTTTTTGTTGGGCATTATCGGGTTTGGGTGTATTGGCTTTCTTGATGATTGGCAAAAAATTAAAGCCCACAAAGGTTTGTCGGCAAAAGTTAAATTTTTACTTCAACTGAGCATGGCCGTGCTGGTCATGACGGTGTGGTACGTGTGGGCGCAGCCCAACACCGCCGTGTGCATTCCGTTTATAAAAAATATCGACGTTACGCTTGGTTGGTTAATTATTCCCTGGGGCGCTTTCATAATCATTGCCACCAGCAACGCGGTTAACCTGACCGATGGGCTGGATGGTTTGGCAACCGGCCCACTCATTTTTAACTTTGCTGCTTTTGCATTAATTGTGTACCTGGCCGGTCACATGGCTTTTTCAGATTATTTATATATTCCGTTTGCCGGCAGTGCAGAAGTAAGTATTATTGCTGCCAGCCTGGTGGGGGTGTTGCTGGGCTTTTTGTGGTACAATACCTATCCAGCACAAATATTTATGGGAGATGTGGGTTCCCTGGCATTAGGCGCGGGTTTGGCGCTTATGGCACTCATGGCCCGCCAAGAGCTCTTGCTGTTGATTAGCGGCGGAATTTTTGTTCTAGAGACTGTCTCGGTTATTATTCAAGTTTTGTCATTCAAGTTTTTGGGACGACGCATGTTTCGCATGGCGCCAATTCACCACCACTTTGAATTAAAGGGTTGGCAAGAAGCAAAAATTACCGTACGATTTTGGATTATATCAATAATCTTGTGTGTTCTTGCGCTGTTGACATTGAAAATTCGATGAGCCTGCAAAGTGCTGGCAAAACGCCTAAAACCTGCTAGGCTTATCCTGATTTAGTAGTTTTATGTTTTTTTGTAATCTTGAGGTAGTTAAAAAAATATGCCTGAATTAGCCAATAAACTGAGTTCGATAAAGCGTGAGTTTACTGATGCACTTGCACACGTTCAAACCGATAAGCAGGTGGAAGATATTCGACTCGATTTCTTGGGCAAAAAAGGCAAGATAACTGCTCTCATGCTTGAGCTCAAAGAATTGTCGGTTGACCAAAAGCGTGAGTTTGGGCCGTTGCTCAACGCGCTTAAGCAAGAAGTTGAAGCGGCAATAACTCATACCAAAGAAGCGCTGGCCAATCAGCAAGCTCAAGCAGCAATACAAAAACAACAACATTTTGATGTGACTGCTGTTAAGCCCAATCTGCCGCAGGGCTCGTTGCATGTGTATTCACAGATTGTTGCTGAAATTGAAGATATCTTTTTGTCGATGGGCTACCAAGTTCTTGATGGCCCAGAGCTTGAAACTGATGACAATAACTTTACCCATTTAAATATTCCCAAAGATCATCCTGCGCGTGATATGTACGATACCTTTTGGGTAGACGTACCAGGTCTTTTAATGCGCACTCACACTTCGCCCGTGCAGGTTCGTGCTATGCTTTCACACGAGTTGCCCTTGGCAGCATTTGTGCCAGGCCGTGTGTACCGTCACGAAGCGGTAGACGCTTCGCATGACTTTATGTTTATGCAGTGTGAAGGTATTTTGATTGATAAAAATGTTAATCTTTCAAATCTTTTTGCTACCGCACAGGCATTTTTAAAAGCGTTATTTAAAAAAGAAGAATTAGATATTCGCATTCGTCCGGGTTTCTTTCCCTTTGTTGAGCCAGGCATAGAAATTGATATGCGCTGCCCATTTTGTTCAAAAGGGTGCTCCGTTTGTAAAAAATCAACCTGGATGGAAGTCTTTCCCGGCGGTATGATACATCCCAATGTTTTGCGCTCATGTGGCATAGATCCTGAAATTTATTCAGGCTTTGCTTTTGGGTTTGGATTGTCGCGTTTAGCGATGTTGAAATATGGTATCGATGATATTCGCTTATTTCACAGTGGGAAGGTTAAATTTTTAGAGCAATTTTAGGGACGAGAAACTAAAAAAGGTGAGAGTGTAAAGGAGAAGACAATGGGAGTAACAAAAGCCATAATTCCAGCAGGAGGATTGGGCACTAGATTTTTGCCGGCAACAAAAACATCTCCCAAGGAAATGTTGCCAATTCTAGACAAGCCAGCCATTCAGTACATTGCCGAAGAGGGCATTCGCTCTGGCATTAAAAATTTCGTTGTTGTAACCGGCAAAAACAAAAATGTTATTGAAGATCATTTTGATACCAACCCAGAACTCGAAAGTTTCTTGTCTGCGCGCGACAAGGGCCACCTGCTTGATGAGATAAATAAAGTTGTTAACGCGGCGGATTTTATTTATGTTCGCCAAAAAGAACCGCTTGGTTTGGGACATGCCGTGTGGACTGCCCGCCACGTGATTGGCGACGAGCCTATGGCCATCTTTTTGCCTGACGACATTATTGCTGGCAACACGCCTGCCATGGGTCAGTTGATTCAGGTTGCCATGCAAGAAAAATGCAATGTGGTAGCCGTGCAAGAAGTGCCCATGGACCAAGTGAGCCGCTATGGCATTGTTGCAATTCGCAAGCAATTTTCTCCCAACCTTTTTCAAGTTAAAGAACTGGTCGAAAAACCTTCCATTGCCGAAGCTCCATCAAACTTGGCTATTGTTGGTCGCTATGTTCTTTCGCCAAACATCTTTAAAGCACTTGAAGAGCAGCGCATTGGCGCCGGCGGCGAGATTCAGCTGACCGATGCTATTCAAAGCCTGCTCTTTGCTGGCGAAAAGGTTTTTGCCTACAAAGTACAGGGCATGCGGTACGATATTGGTACGCCGTTGGGCTTGCTCAAAGCCAACTTAGATTTTGCGCTTAAGCATCCAAAATATTCTGAACAGATTCTTGAGTATTTAAGAAAGCTGGACAAAGATTTTGTGGTGATGCAGGGCAAGGCTCAGGCGTTGAGCAAAGGGGCGCAGGTAGCGTTGTAATTATTGTTTCTTGACCAAATTCTTGTTGAATTTCTACAATCCGTTAAAGAATAACTCTTTAACGGATTTTTAGTTTCAGGGAGGTTGTCTTGAAAAAGTTGATGTTGGTGCTCAATGTGTTTGTGCTGT is a window of Candidatus Babeliales bacterium DNA encoding:
- a CDS encoding GIY-YIG nuclease family protein, with the translated sequence MLPFYVYILKCSDDSYYTGHTDDIDKRLHEHKTSTYDDSYTSSRLPFKLVFMQEFATRYEALAAERKIKGWGRKKKEALIAGDWEKISQLASRKKI
- the mraY gene encoding phospho-N-acetylmuramoyl-pentapeptide-transferase; its protein translation is MIYHLAQKLQTTYTFFNLFHYVSVRAIGAFLSAALFSLVFGDWFIKACRQHFGAKAREFTPETHQKKNNTPTMGGLFILLVFVFNTLLWNKLTKPNLWVFLLGIIGFGCIGFLDDWQKIKAHKGLSAKVKFLLQLSMAVLVMTVWYVWAQPNTAVCIPFIKNIDVTLGWLIIPWGAFIIIATSNAVNLTDGLDGLATGPLIFNFAAFALIVYLAGHMAFSDYLYIPFAGSAEVSIIAASLVGVLLGFLWYNTYPAQIFMGDVGSLALGAGLALMALMARQELLLLISGGIFVLETVSVIIQVLSFKFLGRRMFRMAPIHHHFELKGWQEAKITVRFWIISIILCVLALLTLKIR
- the galU gene encoding UTP--glucose-1-phosphate uridylyltransferase GalU, coding for MGVTKAIIPAGGLGTRFLPATKTSPKEMLPILDKPAIQYIAEEGIRSGIKNFVVVTGKNKNVIEDHFDTNPELESFLSARDKGHLLDEINKVVNAADFIYVRQKEPLGLGHAVWTARHVIGDEPMAIFLPDDIIAGNTPAMGQLIQVAMQEKCNVVAVQEVPMDQVSRYGIVAIRKQFSPNLFQVKELVEKPSIAEAPSNLAIVGRYVLSPNIFKALEEQRIGAGGEIQLTDAIQSLLFAGEKVFAYKVQGMRYDIGTPLGLLKANLDFALKHPKYSEQILEYLRKLDKDFVVMQGKAQALSKGAQVAL
- a CDS encoding ankyrin repeat domain-containing protein gives rise to the protein MKNIKKILTCSLFLTLILTTNVLPAASSSPASNSLQNADVLPEIIVHASAGDAKELQKYLKKNKKIDINTIFWEGKNTLHWAAEKGHTECVKLLLATKKKGVLKKRYTKPRANVNAASLNAGLTALALAVIGNHLPCAEVLIEHGADVNCQNTMGLTALHIAANNGWYDCLKLLLDNQANVATAPTEGEYINITALHLAAQNGHLACIELLLNRGAHVSTPGAFPTQRTCVHLAAEGGRTTCLALLLQNGGLALIDAQDAETFEGDTRINVGGSTALHLAIQCNAPACAQLLLHHGANQNIPDSDGFTPLQWAIVDNVQELYQLLLEDPKLTINAQNKYGETALHHAVEANNVTATTMLLERGANPTIKNNNNQTPAILAASLNHHAVAILFIPQTEKKPSTSISKETCSICLGDFEEHETYAHLNCGHDFHEDCIKNAARIELETNDHLRNTIGANYKKQATCPLCRTATEFTRDNNEPTTIRVFRSADTSTTTQPSSSVVDTTTIPSADPVEMLPPISSVLPLVPEQADSESNSQDTE
- a CDS encoding phenylalanine--tRNA ligase subunit alpha, which codes for MPELANKLSSIKREFTDALAHVQTDKQVEDIRLDFLGKKGKITALMLELKELSVDQKREFGPLLNALKQEVEAAITHTKEALANQQAQAAIQKQQHFDVTAVKPNLPQGSLHVYSQIVAEIEDIFLSMGYQVLDGPELETDDNNFTHLNIPKDHPARDMYDTFWVDVPGLLMRTHTSPVQVRAMLSHELPLAAFVPGRVYRHEAVDASHDFMFMQCEGILIDKNVNLSNLFATAQAFLKALFKKEELDIRIRPGFFPFVEPGIEIDMRCPFCSKGCSVCKKSTWMEVFPGGMIHPNVLRSCGIDPEIYSGFAFGFGLSRLAMLKYGIDDIRLFHSGKVKFLEQF